Proteins found in one Bacteroidales bacterium genomic segment:
- a CDS encoding ABC transporter permease: MVNCISSDLPCTVMTILKLIRSNLVYYSRKNLLLALGVAISGAVLTGALVVGDSVEYSLNRIVDHRLGALTHVLKAGDRYFTAELGERVGEQLGISVSSILLQEGSAVDDGGARRINHIQMLGVDQSFDKVAGLDPYYGTLSGDSIIISRNLANRLSVKAGDELLLRIEKASLIPRNAPFVSDAESVVTLRAMIKEVADDDRLGRFNLKVSQTAPFNIFISLESLGDLMDFSGRANVMLFRADGQAGGSGAGTEEIREAVGAQFSAADAGLKLHVRDELRLLEITSDRVFIDDALTVPLSEAAAGGEGILTYFVNRIESASGAAPYSFVSTLPAQMLKAGEVIINEWLAEDLSAQVGDTLEISYFKVGPLRELTDTSATFVLRSIVPMEGRYGDGNLMPDLPGLSDAGNCRDWDTGVPISLESIRDKDEDYWDDFGGIPKAFISVEQGEKLWKNRFGTYTSFRYSLEGAGMAAADSSVEDLTQAALTALEGSLMEKISPAMLGFTLEDTRTKGYEAAGEGIDFSQLFGGLSFFLLASGLLLIVLLFLLNLESRSEQLRTLVVMGIPLKSIRRFILGESMLVTLVGALAGTGLSVVYNKLVFMAMNGVWSGVIRTQMMFIDIRISTLLTGLLATLLIALLAIWFPMNRKLKRHFSAYKKQDPAKRHKLVLSRKGILWISVSTGLTALTLIASQLVQTEIVNVALFFSAGGLLLLSAVLFFYWLLSRTVTEKQGVIDLQLLSTKNARRNLTRSMSIVILFAIGAFLVISTGSNRKDLFSNAGETGSGTGGFLYYAESTAPVLKKLNNPEVQYEFGLSEGYSFVQLRKADGDDASCLNLNKIVNPQILGVDPAMLDGRFSFVTRTPYLDEAHPWLSLRQELDDGVIPAIADETVIKWGLGLEVGDTLRYTNSRGETMSLLLIGGLAPSVFQGNVLIDDRRFLEQFPESSGTHVFLVDGAMEDTAQIASELGRGMRDLGWDMELSASRLAEFNSVTNAYLSIFMVLGALGLLVGTFGLVVILWRSVMERSREIALLKAVGYSRKEIRKLVVREYMFLLLMGIGTGFVTAVVATLPSILNAHTGTSFFSILAWLAVLVFNGWFWIHLVARSALKNESLYTALRNE, from the coding sequence CCGCATCGTGGATCATCGCCTGGGAGCCCTGACACATGTCCTGAAGGCAGGCGATCGTTATTTTACTGCTGAACTTGGCGAACGGGTCGGGGAACAATTAGGGATCTCCGTTTCCTCCATATTGTTGCAGGAGGGCAGTGCGGTGGACGATGGCGGGGCCCGGCGGATCAATCACATCCAGATGCTGGGGGTGGACCAGAGCTTTGATAAGGTGGCCGGACTGGATCCGTATTACGGAACTCTGTCGGGCGACTCCATCATAATCAGCCGAAACCTGGCCAACAGGCTCAGTGTAAAGGCAGGGGATGAGCTGCTGCTGCGGATCGAAAAAGCCAGTCTGATTCCCCGGAATGCCCCTTTTGTTTCCGATGCGGAAAGTGTAGTGACCCTCCGTGCCATGATAAAAGAAGTGGCGGACGATGACCGGCTGGGAAGGTTCAACCTGAAGGTTTCCCAAACAGCCCCTTTCAATATTTTTATCTCCCTGGAGTCTCTCGGGGACTTAATGGATTTTTCCGGAAGGGCCAATGTCATGTTGTTCCGGGCTGACGGACAGGCCGGCGGCTCAGGGGCCGGCACGGAGGAGATTCGGGAGGCTGTGGGAGCGCAGTTCTCGGCAGCCGACGCGGGACTGAAGCTGCACGTGCGGGACGAGCTCCGGCTGCTGGAGATCACCAGCGACCGGGTGTTTATCGATGATGCCCTCACTGTACCGCTTTCTGAAGCGGCAGCGGGAGGGGAAGGCATACTCACCTACTTTGTGAACCGGATCGAATCGGCCTCCGGTGCCGCACCTTATTCCTTTGTCTCCACGCTTCCGGCACAGATGCTGAAAGCAGGAGAGGTGATCATTAACGAGTGGCTGGCCGAAGATTTGTCGGCACAAGTGGGAGATACCCTGGAAATCAGCTATTTTAAGGTGGGCCCCCTCCGCGAGCTTACCGATACATCGGCCACCTTTGTGCTTCGTTCCATCGTTCCCATGGAGGGGCGTTACGGCGACGGGAACCTGATGCCCGACCTGCCCGGACTGTCCGATGCCGGCAACTGCCGCGACTGGGACACCGGGGTGCCCATTTCGCTGGAGAGTATCCGGGATAAAGACGAAGATTACTGGGATGATTTTGGAGGGATCCCCAAAGCATTTATTTCCGTGGAGCAGGGAGAGAAGCTCTGGAAGAACCGCTTTGGCACCTATACCTCTTTCAGGTACTCCCTGGAAGGGGCAGGGATGGCTGCGGCGGATAGTTCCGTGGAAGATCTGACCCAGGCGGCGCTGACTGCCCTGGAGGGCTCCCTCATGGAAAAGATCAGTCCGGCCATGCTGGGCTTTACCCTGGAGGATACCCGGACCAAAGGATACGAGGCCGCAGGGGAAGGGATCGATTTCAGCCAGCTCTTCGGAGGACTCAGTTTTTTCCTGCTGGCATCAGGTCTCTTGCTGATCGTACTGCTCTTCCTGCTGAATCTGGAGAGCAGGAGTGAACAGCTGAGGACCCTGGTGGTGATGGGCATCCCCCTGAAAAGCATACGTCGTTTCATACTGGGCGAGAGCATGCTGGTGACCCTGGTGGGGGCCCTGGCCGGAACCGGACTCTCGGTGGTCTATAACAAACTGGTGTTTATGGCCATGAACGGGGTCTGGAGCGGGGTGATCCGCACGCAGATGATGTTCATCGATATACGCATATCCACCCTGCTTACCGGGCTGCTTGCCACCCTGCTGATCGCCCTGCTGGCCATCTGGTTCCCTATGAACCGCAAACTGAAACGTCACTTCAGCGCCTATAAAAAGCAGGATCCTGCAAAGAGGCATAAGCTTGTTCTGTCGCGAAAGGGGATCTTATGGATTTCTGTAAGCACGGGCTTAACCGCCTTAACATTGATTGCCTCCCAGCTGGTTCAGACAGAGATCGTGAATGTGGCCCTCTTCTTCAGTGCAGGGGGATTGCTCCTGCTGTCGGCGGTTCTTTTCTTCTACTGGCTTCTGTCGCGCACGGTCACGGAAAAACAGGGAGTTATTGACCTGCAGCTCCTGAGCACCAAAAATGCCCGCAGGAACCTGACGCGCAGCATGAGCATTGTGATCCTTTTTGCCATCGGGGCCTTCCTGGTGATCTCCACGGGGAGCAACCGGAAGGACCTGTTCTCCAATGCCGGGGAAACAGGCAGCGGCACGGGAGGCTTCCTGTACTATGCCGAATCCACCGCGCCGGTTCTCAAAAAGCTCAATAATCCGGAGGTTCAGTATGAATTCGGCCTGAGCGAAGGCTACTCCTTTGTACAGTTGCGAAAGGCAGACGGAGACGATGCCAGCTGCCTGAACCTGAACAAGATTGTGAATCCCCAGATCCTGGGCGTGGATCCGGCCATGCTGGATGGAAGGTTCTCCTTTGTGACCCGCACCCCCTACCTGGATGAGGCCCATCCCTGGCTCTCCCTGCGGCAGGAGCTGGACGACGGAGTGATCCCGGCCATTGCCGATGAGACGGTGATCAAGTGGGGACTGGGGCTTGAAGTGGGAGATACGCTCCGTTACACCAATTCGCGGGGGGAGACCATGAGCCTCCTGCTGATCGGGGGACTGGCCCCCTCTGTTTTCCAGGGCAACGTGCTGATCGACGACAGGCGCTTTCTGGAGCAGTTTCCGGAGAGCAGCGGGACCCACGTGTTCCTGGTGGATGGGGCCATGGAGGATACGGCCCAAATCGCTTCGGAGCTGGGACGGGGCATGCGCGACCTGGGCTGGGATATGGAGCTGTCGGCCAGCCGGCTTGCGGAGTTTAATTCGGTGACCAATGCCTACCTCTCCATCTTTATGGTGCTGGGAGCACTGGGACTGCTGGTGGGGACCTTCGGACTGGTGGTGATCCTCTGGCGAAGCGTGATGGAGCGGAGCCGGGAGATCGCCCTGCTGAAAGCAGTGGGCTACAGCCGGAAAGAGATACGAAAGCTGGTGGTCAGGGAATACATGTTCCTGCTGCTCATGGGTATCGGGACGGGCTTTGTCACCGCGGTGGTGGCCACCCTGCCCTCCATTCTGAACGCACATACCGGGACTTCCTTTTTCTCCATCCTGGCCTGGCTTGCTGTGCTGGTGTTCAACGGCTGGTTCTGGATCCACCTGGTGGCCCGTTCGGCTCTGAAGAACGAATCCCTGTATACCGCACTCAGGAACGAGTAA
- a CDS encoding YdeI/OmpD-associated family protein, whose protein sequence is MKQLHAGSIREWRSWLQQHHDREELIWLVFRRKDAGPVPFSYQEALDDALCMGWIDSLVKRIDESTYMRKFTPRKASSNWSERNKQRVGELIREGRMMPPGKKTIQVAKENGIWDKSIELPLVDESLPGALLSAFQDHTKARDHYFALPARAQKQFNIWINMAKRPETVRKRLEESLRLLEKGEELGLK, encoded by the coding sequence ATGAAACAACTTCATGCCGGCAGCATCAGGGAGTGGAGATCCTGGCTGCAGCAGCATCATGACCGGGAGGAATTGATCTGGCTGGTCTTTCGCAGGAAGGATGCAGGGCCGGTCCCCTTCAGCTACCAGGAGGCCCTGGATGATGCCCTCTGTATGGGCTGGATCGACAGTCTCGTGAAACGGATCGATGAAAGCACCTACATGCGCAAGTTCACCCCCCGAAAGGCCTCCAGCAACTGGTCGGAGCGCAACAAACAACGGGTCGGGGAGCTGATCCGGGAGGGAAGAATGATGCCCCCCGGAAAAAAGACCATCCAGGTGGCCAAAGAGAATGGCATATGGGACAAAAGCATTGAACTTCCGTTGGTGGATGAAAGCCTTCCCGGGGCTCTGCTTTCAGCTTTTCAGGACCATACTAAGGCAAGGGATCATTATTTTGCTTTGCCCGCCAGGGCACAAAAGCAATTCAATATCTGGATCAACATGGCCAAACGGCCCGAAACCGTTCGTAAGAGGCTCGAAGAAAGCCTGCGACTCCTTGAAAAAGGAGAGGAGCTCGGGCTCAAATAA
- a CDS encoding NAD-dependent epimerase/dehydratase family protein, which translates to MGNQKQVVLLTGASGSMGFETFKLLWEKRDRYDIVLLLRPSKKNRKLFRHYIRLAMVPTLARAGSGLSAGTGHGAGAGSSAGRGLKIVWGDVLHREDVAEACRGIDWCLNPMALISPAADRDPEMAGKVNARGTRYLVEAIVAEDPEHIRLVHIGTIAEYGDRLAPVHVGRTGDPVIPSVYDHYALSKIKGELSVMQSRIKHRVSLRQTFMMIPGLFSLMDPIMFHQPINSFMENITARDSGRLMVRCLEMKDDSDFWGGYYNISGGPATRITYLEFLERIYGMLGIRYRKVMERNWFALKNFHMQFFEDSDRLNDYLHHWEGGQSMEAYFREVWKNLPWYLKATAWLARHFPPFRFLVEAVTRTQLRRLARKPDGTLGWIGRNDRGHIRAFYGSPEAFRKIPGWDKEMPSLDHRQSYIRLDHGYDERKEELDTGDLHQAALYRGGRLSTDSWNGDLHTSLPWECCRGHAFKMTPHAVLKGGHWCLECISPPWNYQDMAGNNLFTTQVLNLAGR; encoded by the coding sequence ATGGGTAATCAAAAACAGGTGGTTCTCTTAACCGGCGCCTCCGGATCGATGGGCTTCGAGACTTTTAAGCTCCTCTGGGAAAAGCGGGACCGCTACGATATCGTACTCCTGCTGCGACCTTCCAAAAAGAACCGGAAGCTATTCCGGCACTATATTCGCCTGGCAATGGTCCCCACACTGGCCCGGGCAGGAAGCGGTCTATCCGCGGGCACAGGCCATGGGGCAGGCGCGGGCAGTTCTGCAGGCCGGGGACTGAAAATCGTCTGGGGCGATGTCCTCCACCGGGAGGATGTGGCAGAGGCCTGCCGGGGAATCGACTGGTGCCTGAATCCCATGGCGCTGATCTCTCCGGCGGCTGACCGCGATCCGGAGATGGCCGGAAAGGTCAATGCCCGGGGAACCCGCTACCTGGTAGAAGCCATCGTAGCCGAAGATCCGGAACATATCCGGCTGGTCCATATCGGAACCATAGCGGAATACGGCGACAGGCTTGCGCCTGTGCATGTGGGCCGCACAGGCGATCCGGTGATCCCCAGTGTTTATGATCACTATGCGCTCAGCAAAATCAAAGGGGAACTGAGTGTCATGCAGTCGCGGATTAAACACCGGGTTTCCCTGCGCCAGACCTTTATGATGATCCCCGGGCTCTTTTCGCTGATGGATCCCATCATGTTTCATCAACCCATCAACTCCTTTATGGAAAACATAACGGCCAGGGACTCGGGCCGCCTGATGGTTCGTTGCCTGGAAATGAAGGATGACTCTGACTTCTGGGGCGGGTATTACAATATTTCGGGCGGACCGGCCACCAGGATCACCTACCTGGAATTCCTGGAGCGGATCTATGGCATGCTGGGGATCCGCTACCGGAAGGTGATGGAGCGTAACTGGTTCGCCCTGAAGAACTTCCATATGCAGTTCTTTGAGGATTCGGACCGGCTGAACGATTACCTGCATCACTGGGAAGGTGGCCAGAGCATGGAAGCCTATTTCAGGGAGGTATGGAAGAATCTGCCCTGGTACCTGAAAGCCACCGCATGGCTTGCCAGACATTTCCCGCCTTTCCGCTTCCTGGTGGAGGCCGTCACCCGGACGCAGCTCCGAAGACTGGCACGTAAGCCCGATGGCACCCTGGGCTGGATCGGCCGCAACGACCGTGGACATATCCGGGCCTTTTACGGATCCCCGGAAGCCTTCCGGAAGATTCCGGGCTGGGATAAGGAGATGCCTTCCCTGGATCACAGGCAGAGCTATATCAGGCTGGATCATGGCTATGATGAACGGAAGGAGGAGCTGGATACAGGGGACTTGCATCAGGCCGCCCTTTACCGGGGAGGCCGGCTTTCGACGGATTCCTGGAATGGAGATCTGCACACTTCTCTCCCGTGGGAGTGCTGCCGTGGACATGCTTTTAAAATGACCCCGCATGCCGTATTGAAAGGCGGCCACTGGTGTCTGGAGTGCATCTCCCCGCCCTGGAACTATCAGGACATGGCCGGTAATAATCTTTTCACCACACAGGTTTTAAATCTCGCGGGCAGATAG
- a CDS encoding type II toxin-antitoxin system YoeB family toxin, whose amino-acid sequence MAGYLYWQSTDKRMIRKINALIKDIVRHPHKGLGKPEMLKHDHAGLWAMRYGFLAL is encoded by the coding sequence CTGGCCGGATATCTTTACTGGCAGAGCACAGATAAGAGAATGATCAGGAAGATCAATGCCCTGATTAAGGACATTGTAAGGCACCCTCATAAAGGCCTGGGAAAACCCGAAATGCTGAAGCACGATCATGCGGGCCTCTGGGCCATGCGATATGGTTTTTTGGCTCTTTAG